From the Petroclostridium xylanilyticum genome, the window TGAATATCCAAATGATATTTTTTAGCAATATACAACATCTCAAAATCAAACCCAAACCCATCAATAGTAATCATAGGAAAAATACCTTTAGCAGCATTATTGGTAAACCCTTTAAATCCACACTGAGTATCTGAAATGCCTAAATGTAAAATTCCGTTAATGAATAATGAAAACATCCTGGACATTATTTTTCTGTGTAATGGGTAAGGCACGTCCGGTTTTTCTTTATACAAATCCCTTGAACCTATCACCAAGTCGGCTCCCGTTTTCCTGAATACTTTAATTGCTTCTATCATACTATCTAACGGATATGGCAGATCAGCATCCATAAAGAAGCAGTAATCCCCTTTCGCATAGGACATCCCTGTTTTTATTGCCTGTCCCTTGCCCCTATTCCGTCTCTGGGATATTATTTTTAAATGTACATCATGATATGTTTTTAACACATCTATTGTTCCATCCGTACTTCCATCGTCAACCACAATAACTTCATAACTTTTAAAATGCTTGTTCATAAACTTTGAGACACATTCCATTGTATGGGTTATTCTTTTTTCCTCATTAAATGCCGGTATAATAAGAGAAACTTCCATTGATAACACTTCCTTTTATATTAAGTATAAACAAATAAAAAGCCACCAAGCGCAGGTATAAGCCTGCTACCTGTGACTTGTACCCTACTATTACTCTTTTGAGGGTTCTTCCTCACTAACTTCTGCAACTTCAGCGGCAGGCACGTTCATATATTTTGCACCCGCTACTACGAAAACCAATACTGAAAGAACAAGTATCATGGCTCTAAAAGCTCCGCTGCCTGTTAAAACTACAGCGCTAATCCCTAAGATACCGCTCATGGTATAAAGTATCATCACAGTTTGCTTTTGTGAAAATCCCCTAT encodes:
- a CDS encoding dolichyl-phosphate beta-glucosyltransferase; translation: MEVSLIIPAFNEEKRITHTMECVSKFMNKHFKSYEVIVVDDGSTDGTIDVLKTYHDVHLKIISQRRNRGKGQAIKTGMSYAKGDYCFFMDADLPYPLDSMIEAIKVFRKTGADLVIGSRDLYKEKPDVPYPLHRKIMSRMFSLFINGILHLGISDTQCGFKGFTNNAAKGIFPMITIDGFGFDFEMLYIAKKYHLDIQQIPVNLSHTGGSKVNIISDSLKMMRDALKVRINDWKRLYDIEHENVFLK